A genomic region of Corticium candelabrum chromosome 22, ooCorCand1.1, whole genome shotgun sequence contains the following coding sequences:
- the LOC134197355 gene encoding uncharacterized protein LOC134197355 — protein sequence MASGVAVVVLVAIVCICLMVTLPLIMEVILNILEAFGFKPWRSLHITRLMSSAMRVSDKAEYLVMMSVLALITMPIYIHFSHIVPFFIRDFSDDSWLFLPIYLLVAHIIPSLFLNSNMFYHFYKIVFVSPGLTKNVLKTSSTVSEADRWCSECQLPKPPEAHHCNTCGSCVLRHDHHCIFAANCIGLHNAHHFFLFVFYCSLSCLYAVYLSHDPYSYCLSLEHSKDVKPASGSLEERCLDYGGSDVFFWLSVFSSCVLCFLFMVIFHVTASGKTLHDFLKQRVWKRHKKTELEPQCEENAVNTVVTIKTKRNHSVRKVDVISWKGNMERSLGPFTSWWRWLIPVPWLHKSDNKYR from the exons ATGGCAAGCGGCGTTGCAGTGGTGGTCCTTGTCGctattgtttgcatttgccTTATGGTTACTTTGCCTCTCATTATGGAAGTCATTTTGAATATACTAGAAGCGTTCGGTTTCAAGCCATG GCGTTCACTTCATATAACGCGTCTTATGAGTTCAGCCATGCGTGTCAGCGACAAGGCCGAGTACTTAGTTATGATGTCTGTACTTGCACTTATCACGATGCCCATCTACATCCATTTCTCACACATCGTGCCATTCTTCATC CGTGACTTCTCTGACGACAGTTGGTTGTTTTTACCGATTTATCTTCTTGTTGCACACATAATTCCATCTCTGTTTCTCAACAG CAATATGTTCTACCATTTTTACAAgattgtgtttgtctctccCGGCCTAACAAAGAATGTTTTGAAAACGTCATCCACAGTCAG TGAAGCCGATCGATGGTGTTCCGAGTGCCAACTTCCTAAGCCACCAGAAGCCCATCATTGTAACACATGTGGATCATGTGTGTTGAGACACGACCATCATTGCATTTTTGCTGCCAACTGCATTGGACTGCATAATGCCCACcattttttcttgtttgtattCTATTGCTCACTAAG TTGCTTGTatgctgtctatttgtcacATGACCCATATTCATATTGTCTTTCACTGGAGCATTCCAAAGATG TGAAACCTGCTTCTGGATCTTTGGAAGAAAGGTGTCTCGATTATGGTGGGAGTGATGTCTtcttttggttgtctgtcttctCTTCGTGTGTTCTTTGCTTCTTGTTCATGGTCATTTTTCACGTCACAGCGTCAGGTAAGACTCTGCACGACTTTCTGAAACAAAGAGTGTGGAAACGACATAAGAAGACAGAATTGGAGCCACAGTGTGAGGAAAATGCTGTAAACACAGTTGTGACGATAAAGACCAAACGTAATCATTCAGTGAGAAAAGTAGATGTGATAAGTTGGAAGGGCAATATGGAGAGGAGCCTAGGACCATTTACAAGTTGGTGGAGATGGCTAATTCCAGTGCCATGGTTACACAAATCAGATAATAAATATAGATAG
- the LOC134197457 gene encoding G-patch domain and KOW motifs-containing protein-like gives MADGKLTFTFAKKTTKRQLDSGSSSQFQHEIAESNQERDFVVAVSDKEIESVVPQKVKTEYIIPMKKKSVLGFGRGIKDVAAGNECQTSVSQEDKEAAEAIMKDLHNTENEMGFGDSQLIPMIRRNRTVGEDEATALANDSATLPEQSNLDDYDNMPIEQFGAALIRGMGWKEGAPIGLTNKEVVKPIEYVRRQPGQGLGAVSKQVNVGKLKKLGDKDKYKTLYDKDGRVRHVRELDEELSEAPPNEMKVGAFVHVVAGFHKGFYGKVTSLDEDTAHAVVEVPNMKRPLAVSQHNLEVVDKTAYSEGLRQSKEETSGGDRNGQNKHGQQESVKSKHRQSSPHKSSKKTSKSKRSDEDHWLHPNIRVRVVSKHYRKGAFYNEKVSIVDVVSADTCICKTDDKELLEDVRQDMLETVVPKQSDSLVCIVLGKQQGQLGRLVEKNKSKCQAIVQLLQDQSAVRLDYDQLAEYTGNPDTADDVY, from the exons ATGGCGGATGGAAAGTTAACTTTCACGTTTGCCAAGAAGACAACTAAGAGACAACTTGATTCTGGTTCCTCTAGTCAATTTCAACATGAAATCGCAGAGAGCAATCAAGAAAGAGATTTCGTTGTCGCTGTTTCTGATAAAGAAATAGAAAG TGTTGTTCCTCAAAAGGTTAAGACAGAGTATATAATTCCTATGAAAAAGAAATCAGTGCTGGGGTTTGGTCGTGGCATCAAGGACGTTGCTGCTGGAAATGAATGTCAAACAAGTGTAAGTCAAGAAGACAAGGAAGCTGCAGAAGCAATCATGAAAG ATCTTCATAATACTGAAAATGAAATGGGTTTTGGTGATTCACAACTTATTCCCATGATTCGACGGAATCGAACTGTGGGGGAAGATGAGGCCACTGCACTAGCCAATGACTCGGCAACCTTGCCAGAACAGAGCAATTTGGATGATTACGACAACATGCCAATTGAGCAGTTTGGAGCAGCTTTGATTAGAGGAATGGGATGGAAAGAGGGAGCACCAATTGGATTAACTAACAAAGA GGTAGTAAAGCCTATTGAGTATGTTCGTAGACAACCAGGGCAAGGATTGGGAGCTGTGTCTAAACAAGTAAATGTTGGAAAACTTAAAAAGTTGGGTGATAAAGACAAA TATAAGACGTTATACGACAAGGATGGACGAGTGAGGCATGTGAGAGAATTGGACGAAGAGTTGAGTGAAGCACCTCCAAATG agATGAAGGTGGGAGCTTTTGTTCATGTTGTTGCTGGTTTCCACAAAGGTTTCTATGGAAAG GTGACAAGTTTAGATGAAGACACAGCACATGCTGTTGTTGAGGTGCCCAATATGAAGCGCCCACTTGCTGTGAGTCAACATAATCTTGAAGTTGTAGACAAAACTGCGTACAGTGAAGGCTTGCGTCAATCAAAAG AGGAAACAAGTGGTGGAGATAGAAATGGGCAAAACAAGCATGGGCAGCAAGAGTCAGTTAAGTCCAAGCATAG ACAAAGCAGTCCTCATAAGAGTAGTAAGAAGACAAGCAAGAGCAAGAGATCTGATGAAGACCATTGGCTACACCCCAACATTCGAGTTCGAGTAGTCAGTAAACATTATCGTAAAGGTGCTTTCTACAATGAAAAA GTATCAATTGTGGATGTTGTTAGTGCAGACACCTGCATATGCAAGACTGATGATAAAGAACTTCTGGAAG ATGTGAGGCAAGACATGCTAGAGACAGTAGTTCCCAAGCAATCTGATTCTCTAGTCTGCATAGTACTTGGGAAGCAGCAAGGACAG TTGGGCAGATTAGTTGA
- the LOC134197184 gene encoding leucine-rich repeats and immunoglobulin-like domains protein 3, translating to MVTLKPPCSSWSPTDMIPLVFVLLVSFDVSLACPAGCRCHSQVVRCRDAGLTSLPVGLPKDVRQLDLSENAFTRFVSGAFGHLTELRQLILSDNRLTEVPVFDAKSSRLERLTLAGNLITVPSGSAIAALRELRRLDLRNNNITDLNRSSFPRNCSVDTLVLSENQISAVSPSWLSLFPKLQYLRLNKNSVRSLQKFPHLRALEILDLSNNQIGQVQSLTFENLPALTVIKLQKNGLTELKDGSFYVSESQLQEIHLEHNSLTEINEGEFFGLQLVKKMYISHNKISSISSLQPFFHCKSLEILDLSENELPIVESSWFSTLGKLNTLRLDHNRISTIEPNSFIQCSSLTELVMDYNYLSWPRYGKDGLFKGLTSLRMLKLKRNMITSVKGAGFEDLGSLQFLDLSLNPVSTLDENTFTIFTSLQRLVLNSTTLYCDCHMAWFPKWIREKNMTKTAGGFCKANSWYILRVPNATFSCANHPWIVENPQHVVANKGHNVTLRCKAESQSLNVIEFLWMKEDELLVKLEDVIITNSSGMSHVKLLNVNFEDAGRYYCIADNGFARKHSTVAEVKVYEYPTFTVRPGDSVVFEGSDVNIDCRARGKPTPVVGIVSASGDGFVAAIDGRIDIHPILGTTIKNASKRDTGLYYCNATSDAGTAITEFVITVLPPLPVEERGFVSVTGVVGQSLVMACNITGLNVLGHVTWYKGKQQVKDSDRIRQTKFGEWLVFAMLRPDDMGRYSCQAPTEKTVVQIEYNLRIKYNLSLSSNLSCNNTVVNLGDDDVTWIVVAVICGFVLACAWWVIGIFVWKFVRRSRQVKSKQCASNTSASTAVMMKPMRRSNGHSRPVVDESSVETSSGSGGMAASVVNTHQKKGSVYHNGVVGNPNGVLVSKGSYRPISGSNGTCALRQDHNTDTHTTDQHVMLDGVTAHGHSHSINCHSQMASAPCSAPKVAQLQSSNDSSQPLGSIADPDRCNISAKEPSSSYNSDSEVE from the exons ATGGTCACTCTAAAGCCTCCCTGTTCATCATGGAGCCCTACTGACATGATACCGCTGGTCTTCGTCTTGCTGGTGTCGTTTGACGTGAGTCTAGCGTGTCCAGCCGGCTGTCGCTGTCACTCTCAGGTCGTCCGGTGCAGAGATGCCGGACTCACGAGCTTACCAGTCGGTCTACCAAAGGACGTGCGACAATT GGATCTGAGCGAGAACGCGTTCACGCGCTTCGTTTCGGGAGCTTTCGGACATCTGACTGAGCTGAGACAATT GATCTTGAGCGATAACAGACTGACGGAGGTTCCTGTGTTTGACGCGAAGAGCAGTCGTCTGGAGAGGCTGACTCT AGCTGGTAATCTCATCACGGTGCCATCCGGATCAGCCATTGCAGCTCTGCGGGAGCTGAGGCGACT AGACCTGagaaacaacaacattacTGACTTGAACCGCTCTTCGTTTCCAAGGAACTGTTCTGTTGACACGCT AGTGCTGTCTGAAAACCAAATATCAGCAGTCAGTCCCTCTTGGCTCTCTCTCTTTCCTAAATTGCAATATCT ACGACTGAATAAGAATTCTGTTCGATCATTACAGAAATTTCCTCACTTGCGAGCTTTGGAGATACT AGATCTCAGTAATAACCAAATCGGTCAGGTGCAGAGCCTTACTTTTGAAAATTTACCTGCTCTCACAGTAAT aaAACTGCAGAAAAACGGGTTGACAGAACTGAAAGATGGCAGTTTCTATGTCAGTGAGAGTCAACTGCaagaaat tcATTTGGAGCACAACAGCCTAACAGAAATCAATGAAGGAGAATTCTTTGGTTTACAATTAGTCAAAAAAAT GTACATCAGCCATAACAAGATATCGAGTATAAGCTCGTTGCAGCCGTTTTTCCATTGCAAGTCGCTGGAAATACT TGATCTGAGTGAAAATGAGTTACCTATTGTGGAGAGTTCGTGGTTCAGCACTCTTGGAAAACTGAATACCTT GCGGCTCGATCACAACAGAATCTCTACTATTGAACCAAACTCGTTTATTCAGTGCTCCTCGCTTACAGAACT TGTGATGGACTACAATTATCTATCGTGGCCGAGGTACGGCAAGGACGGCTTGTTCAAGGGATTGACGTCGTTGAGAATGCT AAAACTTAAACGCAACATGATCACATCAGTGAAGGGTGCTGGATTCGAGGATCTCGGAAGTCTCCAATTTCT TGATCTTTCACTAAACCCCGTGTCAACACTCGATGAGAACACGTTTACTATCTTCACGTCCCTTCAGCGACT GGTTTTGAATTCGACTACTTTGTATTGTGACTGTCACATGGCTTGGTTTCCAAAGTGGATTCGAGAAAAGAATATGACGAAGACGGCTGGTGGATTTTGTAAAGCGAACAGTTGGTATATACTTCGTGTCCCTAATGCGACGTTCTCATGTG CGAATCACCCATGGATTGTCGAGAATCCTCAGCATGTGGTGGCGAACAAAGGGCACAATGTCACTCTCAGATGCAAAGCAGAGAGTCAGAGCTTAAACGTTATCGAATTCTTGTGGATGAAAGAAGATGAGTTGTTGGTCAAATTGGAAGATGTTATTATTACGAACAGCTCAGGAATGTCGCATGTCAAACTTCTGAATGTCAACTTCGAAGACGCTGGGAGATACTATTGCATCGCTGATAATGGTTTTGCTCGAAAACATTCGACTGTTGCCGAAGTGAAAGTGTATG AATACCCGACGTTTACCGTACGACCAGGAGATTCGGTTGTTTTCGAAGGCAGCGATGTAAACATTGATTGCAGGGCCAGGGGCAAACCGACTCCAGTTGTGGGCATCGTTTCTGCTTCAGGTGACGGCTTTGTTGCAGCTATCGATGGCAGAATTGACATTCACCCTATCCTGGGAACTACCATCAAGAATGCATCTAAACGCGACACTGGACTGTATTACTGCAATGCCACCAGTGATGCAGGCACAGCTATCACGGAATTTGTCATTACAGTTTTAC CTCCACTGCCTGTTGAAGAACGTGGTTTTGTGTCTGTGACTGGTGTTGTTGGACAATCTCTTGTAATGGCATGCAACATAACCGGTCTGAACGTACTTGGCCATGTTACGTGGTATAAGGGCAAGCAACAGGTAAAAGACAGCGATCGTATTCGTCAGACAAAGTTTGGTGAATGGCTGGTGTTTGCGATGTTGCGTCCTGATGATATGGGCCGCTACAGTTGTCAGGCTCCGACAGAGAAGACGGTCGTACAAATAGAATACAACTTACGAATAAAATACAACTTGTCTCTGTCGTCTAACTTGTCTTGTAACAACACAGTTGTCAATCTAG GAGATGACGATGTCACATGGATCGTTGTGGCTGTCATTTGTGGATTCGTGTTAGCATGCGCATGGTGGGTGATTGGCATCTTTGTTTGGAAATTTGTGAGACGCTCTCGGCAAGTAAAGAGTAAGCAGTGTGCTAGCAATACGTCTGCTTCCACAGCGGTGATGATGAAACCCATGAGACGTAGCAATGGTCACAGTAGACCGGTTGTTGATGAGTCAAGCGTGGAGACGAGCTCCGGATCAGGGGGCATGGCGGCATCAGTTGTCAACACACATCAGAAGAAAGGAAGTGTGTACCATAATGGAGTGGTTGGCAATCCCAATGGAGTTTTAGTTAGTAAGGGGTCGTACAGACCGATATCAGGGAGCAATGGCACTTGTGCGTTGAGACAAGATCACAACACGGACACTCACACTACTGATCAGCACGTAATGTTAGATGGGGTAACAGCACACGGGCATTCTCACTCGATCAACTGTCACTCACAGATGGCCTCTGCACCTTGCAGTGCACCTAAGGTGGCACAACTGCAATCATCTAATGACAGTTCCCAACCCCTTGGCTCTATTGCAGACCCTGATAGATGTAacattagtgcaaaggaaccGAGTAGTAGTTACAACTCAGATAGTGAAGTAGAGTAA